A single Cyprinus carpio isolate SPL01 chromosome A20, ASM1834038v1, whole genome shotgun sequence DNA region contains:
- the LOC122134559 gene encoding CAD protein-like, producing MTPERLRQTTPVDVVRSRAPSPRRSTGDGRFILPPRIHRASDPGLLPAEEEVSLKALYDAELAPPVDTYAHPPPLARILSPQAGQQQILPHPQTSPLLHPLVGQHILSVRQFSKEQMSHLFNVAHTLRLMVQKERPLDILKGKVMASMFYEVSTRTSSSFSAAMHRLGGSVVHFSESTSSTQKGESLADSVNTMSCYADVIVLRHPIPGAVESAARHCRRPVINAGDGVGEHPTQALLDIFTIREELGTVNGMTITMVGDLKHGRTVHSLARLLTQYRITLCYVAPKNLSMPAEIIDFVASKGIKQVVFNSIEEALPETDVLYMTRIQKERFASEEEYKACFGQFILTPHIMTGAKRKMVVMHPLPRVNEISVEVDTDPRAAYFRQAENGMYIRMALLATVLGR from the exons ATGACTCCTGAGCGTCTCCGTCAGACAACACCTGTTGATGTGGTCCGTAGCCGTGCCCCGAGTCCACGCCGTTCAACTGGAGACGGACGCTTCATTCTCCCGCCTCGTATCCACCGTGCATCCGATCCTGGTCTGCTTCCAG CTGAAGAGGAGGTGTCATTAAAAGCACTGTATGATGCAG AATTGGCTCCCCCAGTGGATACATATGCACACCCTCCTCCCCTGGCCAGGATCCTGTCACCTCAAGCTGGGCAGCAGCAGATCCTGCCTCACCCCCAGACCTCCCCGCTGCTGCACCCATTGGTGGGCCAGCACATCCTGTCCGTGCGCCAGTTCAGCAAGGAACAG ATGTCACACTTGTTCAATGTGGCTCATACTCTTCGTCTGATGGTGCAGAAAGAAAGACCCTTGGATATTTTGAAG GGTAAAGTCATGGCCTCTATGTTCTACGAGGTGAGCACTCGCACCAGCAGTTCGTTCTCAGCAGCCATGCACCGTCTGGGAGGGTCAGTGGTGCATTTCAGCGAGTCCACGTCCTCCACGCAGAAGGGCGAGTCTCTGGCTGATTCGGTTAACACCATGAGCTGCTACGCTGATGTCATTGTTCTGCGCCACCCCATACCTGGAGCTGTAGAA AGTGCGGCAAGACATTGTCGACGGCCGGTGATCAATGCTGGTGATGGGGTCGGAGAACATCCCACTCAGGCCCTTCTGGATATCTTTACAATCAGAGAAGAGCTGGGAACAGTCAATGGCATGACT ATTACCATGGTAGGCGATCTGAAACATGGTCGCACTGTGCATTCTCTGGCTAGACTTCTTACTCAGTACAGGATCACTTTGTGCTACGTGGCCCCCAAAAACCTCAGCATGCCTGCCGAGATCATCGACTTTGTGGCTTCCAAAGGCATTAAACAGGTG GTGTTTAACAGCATTGAAGAGGCCCTTCCAGAGACCGACGTCCTGTACATGACCAGAATACAGAAGGAGCGATTCGCTTCTGAAGAGGAGTACAAAGCA TGTTTCGGCCAGTTCATCCTCACACCACATATCATGACGGGAGCCAAAAGGAAGATGGTGGTCATGCATCCTCTTCCCAGAGTCAATGAGATCAG tgtggAAGTGGACACGGATCCTCGGGCTGCTTACTTCCGGCAGGCGGAGAATGGGATGTATATTCGGATGGCACTGCTGGCTACTGTGCTGGGTCGGTGA